A single Oncorhynchus tshawytscha isolate Ot180627B linkage group LG01, Otsh_v2.0, whole genome shotgun sequence DNA region contains:
- the LOC112260763 gene encoding potassium channel subfamily K member 18-like, protein MPRGALVNSSSNSTQEQDLVKELEKEINRGFKSIWLQRPERWTYDASMFFCCTVFTTVGYGEIYPVTLNGKVVCILYAMVGIPLMLLVITDVGDLMAVLLSRAYIHLHTLFCRLRQYGRWFPSHHTEKSGDGGQGDRQDGTYTFSHKVVVREPIDIRQVLHSQQSVKCKSNQLLNNTKIFDCIIAQENFNRQGPLVRSLSCHELDSMPPLPKDFAIWDFTGIGESMDKLNVPLLLILVVVFAYILFGGLILPLWETEFNTFDAYYFCFITLTTIGFGDIVPNHPKFFMLTFVFIITGMAIMSMAFKLGQSRIVSCYRQCMRCISGGKVKRYDELESD, encoded by the exons atGCCCAGAGGTGCCCTGG TTAATTCGTCCAGCAATTCTACTCAAGAACAAGATTTGGTAAAAGAACTAGAGAAAGAAATCAACAGGGGGTTCAAGTCCATATGGCTTCAACGTCCAGAGCGATGGACATATGATGCATCCATGTTCTTCTGTTGTACTGTATTCACAACCGTGG GTTATGGAGAGATCTATCCGGTGACCCTGAATGGTAAGGTGGTCTGTATCCTGTATGCCATGGTGGGTATCCCCCTCATGCTCCTGGTCATCACAGATGTGGGAGACCTCATGGCCGTGCTCCTGTCCAGGGCCTACATCCACCTGCACACTCTTTTCTGCAGGTTGCGTCAATATGGCCGCTGGTTCCCCTCCCATCACACAGAGAAGTCAGGGGATGGGGGCCAGGGGGACCGCCAGGACGGAACCTACACATTCAGCCACAAGGTGGTGGTCCGGGAGCCCATCGACATCCGACAGGTCCTTCACAGCCAGCAGTCTGTGAAGTGCAAGTCCAACCAGTTGCTGAACAACACAAAGATCTTTGACTGCATCATTGCACAGGAAAACTTCAACAGGCAGGGCCCACTGGTGCGGAGCCTTTCTTGCCATGAGCTTGACAGCATGCCTCCCTTGCCCAAGGACTTTGCCATCTGGGACTTCACAGGCATCGGGGAGAGTATGGACAAGCTAAACGTCCCGCTGCTCCTCATCCTGGTGGTGGTGTTTGCCTACATCCTGTTTGGAGGCCTCATCCTGCCCCTGTGGGAGACAGAGTTCAACACCTTTGACGCCTACTACTTTTGCTTCATCACCCTCACCACCATTGGCTTCGGTGACATCGTGCCCAACCACCCCAAGTTCTTCATGCTCACCTTCGTCTTCATCATCACGGGCATGGCCATCATGTCCATGGCCTTCAAGCTGGGCCAGTCACGCATCGTCAGCTGTTACCGCCAGTGCATGCGCTGTATCAGCGGGGGGAAGGTGAAGAGGTATGACGAGTTGGAGAGCGACTGA